One Acidimicrobiales bacterium genomic region harbors:
- a CDS encoding universal stress protein: MYGRVLVGTDGSPTAGRAVDRAVEVAAATGSALTILAVGGGDALDTARAEAGRHRDSGVDIEARAAEGDVAEVLVDEAMRQQAGLVVVGSKGMTGVRRLASVPNKVSHHAPCHLLIVHTT, from the coding sequence ATGTACGGGCGGGTGCTGGTGGGCACCGACGGATCTCCGACGGCGGGGCGCGCCGTCGATCGCGCCGTGGAGGTGGCGGCCGCCACCGGATCGGCTCTCACCATCCTGGCCGTCGGGGGCGGGGACGCCCTCGACACCGCCCGGGCGGAGGCCGGGCGTCACCGCGACTCCGGCGTCGACATCGAGGCGCGCGCCGCCGAGGGGGACGTGGCCGAGGTGCTCGTCGACGAGGCCATGCGCCAGCAGGCCGGGCTGGTGGTGGTCGGCAGCAAGGGCATGACCGGGGTCCGCCGCCTGGCATCGGTTCCCAACAAGGTGAGCCACCACGCCCCCTGCCACCTGCTCATAGTCCACACCACGTAG
- a CDS encoding ATP-dependent Clp protease ATP-binding subunit encodes MFERFTDRARRVLVLAQEEARLLNHNFIGTEHILLGLIHEGEGVAAKALESLGISLEAVREKVEETIGPAGSATTGSPPFTPRAKKVLELSLREALQLGHNYIGTEHMLLGLVREGEGVAAQVLVNLGADLSRVRQQVIQLLSGYGNKEGAAAGVGAQGQGETPSGSPVLDQFGRNLTQLAREKKLDPVIGREREIERVMQVLSRRTKNNPVLIGEPGVGKTAIVEGLSQKIVANDVPETLKGKQLYTLDLGALVAGSRYRGDFEERLKKVLKEIRTRGDIILFIDELHTLVGAGAAEGAIDAASILKPMLARGELQTIGATTLEEYRKHLEKDAALERRFQPIKVEEPSLSHTIDILKGLRDRYESHHSVTITDQALVAAANLADRYISDRFLPDKAIDLIDEAGSRLRIRRMATPPDYKQLEEDISRVRAEKEAAIEKQNFDAAKKLADQEKEKLERKTAMEAEWRSEGVDLFDVVDEEVIAEVLANWTGIPVYKLTEEETAKLLRMEDELHKRVIGQEDALKALSRAIRRTRAGLKDPKRPSGSFIFLGPTGVGKTELAKALAEFLFGDQDALIQLDMSEYMEKHTVSRLVGSPPGYVGYEEGGQLTEAVRRKPFSVVLFDEIEKAHPDVFNALLQILEDGRLTDSQGRSVDFKNTVLIMTSNLGTADMRKASVGFAKTTSAVTYEKMKEKVHEALKAHFRPEFLNRIDEVIVFHELSREEVTEIVDLLIRRVANQLDGQGFGFELTPAAKTLLAEKGYDPALGARPLRRAIQQLVEDPLSERILWKEFTVGETIIVDAEGDEIVFRAIQGIEPPPVEMAGTSSE; translated from the coding sequence CCGCCGTTCACGCCGCGCGCCAAGAAGGTGCTCGAGCTGTCGCTCCGCGAGGCGCTGCAGCTCGGCCACAACTACATCGGGACCGAGCACATGCTGCTCGGTCTGGTGCGCGAGGGGGAGGGCGTCGCCGCCCAGGTGCTCGTCAACCTCGGCGCCGATCTGTCCCGCGTGCGCCAGCAGGTCATCCAGCTGCTGTCCGGCTACGGGAACAAGGAGGGCGCGGCGGCGGGCGTCGGGGCCCAGGGCCAGGGGGAGACCCCCTCGGGCTCGCCGGTGCTCGACCAGTTCGGCCGCAATCTCACCCAGCTGGCCCGGGAGAAGAAGCTCGACCCGGTCATCGGGCGGGAGCGCGAGATCGAGCGGGTCATGCAGGTGCTGTCCCGCCGCACCAAGAACAACCCCGTCCTCATCGGGGAGCCCGGCGTGGGCAAGACCGCCATCGTCGAGGGCCTGTCGCAGAAGATCGTCGCCAACGACGTCCCCGAGACGCTGAAGGGCAAGCAGCTCTACACGCTCGACCTCGGCGCCCTGGTGGCGGGCAGCCGCTACCGCGGTGACTTCGAGGAGCGCCTCAAGAAGGTGCTGAAGGAGATCCGCACCCGCGGCGACATCATCCTGTTCATCGACGAGCTCCACACCCTGGTGGGCGCCGGGGCCGCCGAGGGCGCCATCGACGCCGCCAGCATCCTCAAGCCGATGCTGGCCCGCGGGGAGCTGCAGACCATCGGGGCCACCACCCTCGAGGAGTACCGCAAGCACCTGGAGAAGGACGCCGCCCTCGAGCGCCGGTTCCAGCCGATCAAGGTGGAGGAGCCGTCGCTCAGCCACACCATCGACATCCTGAAGGGTCTGCGCGACCGCTACGAGTCGCACCACTCGGTCACGATCACGGACCAGGCGCTGGTGGCGGCGGCCAACCTCGCCGACCGCTACATCTCCGACCGCTTCCTGCCGGACAAGGCCATCGACCTGATCGACGAGGCCGGCAGCCGCCTGCGCATCCGGCGCATGGCCACGCCCCCGGACTACAAGCAGCTCGAGGAGGACATCTCGCGGGTCCGCGCCGAGAAGGAGGCGGCCATCGAGAAGCAGAACTTCGACGCCGCCAAGAAGCTGGCCGACCAGGAGAAGGAGAAGCTGGAGCGCAAGACCGCCATGGAGGCGGAGTGGCGCTCCGAGGGCGTGGACCTGTTCGACGTGGTCGACGAGGAGGTCATAGCCGAGGTCCTCGCCAACTGGACCGGCATCCCGGTCTACAAGCTCACCGAGGAGGAGACGGCCAAGCTCCTCCGTATGGAGGACGAGCTGCACAAGCGGGTGATCGGCCAGGAGGACGCCCTCAAGGCGCTGTCCCGGGCCATCCGCCGCACGCGCGCCGGCCTCAAGGATCCCAAGCGTCCCAGCGGCTCGTTCATCTTCCTCGGGCCGACCGGCGTCGGGAAGACCGAGTTGGCCAAGGCCCTGGCCGAGTTCCTCTTCGGTGACCAGGACGCCCTCATCCAGCTCGACATGTCCGAGTACATGGAGAAGCACACGGTGAGCCGCCTGGTCGGCAGCCCCCCGGGCTACGTCGGCTACGAGGAGGGCGGCCAGCTCACCGAGGCGGTGCGCCGCAAGCCGTTCTCGGTTGTGCTCTTCGACGAGATCGAGAAGGCCCACCCCGACGTGTTCAACGCCCTCCTGCAGATCCTGGAGGACGGTCGCCTGACCGACTCGCAGGGCCGGTCGGTGGACTTCAAGAACACGGTGCTGATCATGACCTCGAACCTGGGTACCGCGGACATGCGGAAGGCGTCGGTCGGCTTCGCCAAGACGACCTCGGCCGTGACCTACGAGAAGATGAAGGAGAAGGTGCACGAGGCGCTGAAGGCCCACTTCCGCCCCGAGTTCCTGAACCGCATCGACGAGGTCATCGTCTTCCACGAGCTGTCCCGCGAGGAGGTCACCGAGATCGTCGACCTGCTGATCCGCCGGGTGGCCAACCAGCTCGACGGCCAGGGCTTCGGCTTCGAGCTCACCCCCGCCGCCAAGACCCTCCTGGCCGAGAAGGGCTACGACCCGGCCCTCGGCGCCCGACCCCTGCGCCGGGCCATCCAGCAGCTGGTGGAGGACCCGCTGTCGGAGCGGATCCTGTGGAAGGAGTTCACCGTCGGGGAGACGATCATCGTCGACGCCGAGGGGGACGAGATCGTCTTCCGCGCCATCCAGGGCATCGAGCCCCCGCCGGTGGAGATGGCCGGAACCTCCTCCGAGTAG